In one Leptotrichia sp. OH3620_COT-345 genomic region, the following are encoded:
- a CDS encoding histidine phosphatase family protein, producing MKIRQTDIVFIRHGETDMNKSKLYFGHLDPELNETGKEQLKKTKKLLKYFEKNIDIVFSSNLKRCVESMEILKINQKIKKILLEEFKEINFGIFEGKTYEEIVSEFPEEAEKMNNNWRTFKVQGGESLEEVMRRVVTKLKELINKYKNKKLIIVTHAGVIKTIVSYYLYGNLDGYWKIRIDNGSMTKMCVLEDGFVYFDYVNRI from the coding sequence ATGAAAATAAGACAGACGGATATCGTATTTATAAGACATGGAGAAACGGATATGAACAAGTCGAAACTGTATTTCGGACATCTTGACCCTGAGTTAAATGAAACAGGAAAAGAACAGCTGAAAAAAACAAAGAAATTACTGAAATATTTTGAAAAAAATATAGATATCGTATTTTCAAGTAATTTGAAAAGATGTGTAGAAAGCATGGAAATACTTAAAATAAATCAAAAAATAAAAAAAATTCTCCTAGAAGAATTTAAAGAGATTAATTTTGGAATATTTGAAGGAAAAACTTACGAAGAAATAGTCAGTGAGTTTCCCGAAGAAGCTGAAAAAATGAATAACAACTGGAGAACGTTTAAAGTTCAAGGTGGTGAAAGTCTTGAAGAAGTAATGAGAAGAGTTGTTACAAAACTCAAAGAACTTATAAATAAATATAAAAATAAAAAGCTTATAATTGTTACTCATGCAGGGGTAATAAAAACTATAGTTAGTTATTATTTATACGGAAATCTTGATGGATATTGGAAAATAAGGATAGATAACGGCTCAATGACAAAAATGTGTGTATTGGAAGACGGATTTGTATATTTTGATTATGTAAACAGAATATAA